A stretch of the Notamacropus eugenii isolate mMacEug1 chromosome 2, mMacEug1.pri_v2, whole genome shotgun sequence genome encodes the following:
- the C2H6orf15 gene encoding uncharacterized protein C6orf15 homolog: MQDHRTWSWAFLGLFMISLHLPAFSARSIRWTEETTLQDLGSDPRLSGYPSLVDPLGPFIPDYPWLKPDPLSDGSETIVPLGPDDFLLDPSWQSGNSGLQGSPLDSGASAQGSDDTWQMMAHPYDDSLPDSPSHPIDVMPSMASGSQTVVTPPGSDSVSSSPGTPSLLKDTEPKRPPRSDPLGPREEIPTHRSSWSLNNRIRQKPLPGHPWGTQHVNPVVSWGSQGLGTGGGGRPFRLPAGGWGINNQYPGTSWGINTRYPGTSWEVNNWYPSINWGGNNGYPGNSWGRLNQYPGTNNQFPGNMWGINNRYPGALRLPSSSWNVPPRYQNHP, from the exons ATGCAGGACCATAGGACTTGGAGCTGGGCTTTTCTGGGTCTGTTTATGATCAGTCTTCATCTCCCAG CTTTCTCTGCCAGAAGCATCAGATGGACTGAGGAAACAACCCTGCAGGACTTGGGATCTGACCCCCGGCTTTCTGGATACCCTTCCTTGGTAGACCCCTTGGGACCCTTCATTCCTGACTATCCTTGGCTCAAACCAGATCCCCTGTCTGATGGCTCAGAGACTATTGTTCCTTTGGGTCCCGATGACTTTCTACTTGACCCCTCTTGGCAGTCTGGAAATTCTGGGCTTCAAGGATCTCCCCTGGACAGTGGTGCATCAGCCCAAGGCTCCGATGATACCTGGCAAATGATGGCTCACCCATATGATGATTCTTTGCCTGACAGTCCTTCCCATCCTATTGATGTTATGCCCTCCATGGCTAGTGGGTCTCAGACAGTAGTTACCCCCCCAGGCTCAGACTCAGTCAGTTCATCCCCTGGCACCCCATCCCTCCTCAAGGATACTGAGCCTAAACGGCCTCCCCGTTCTGATCCGCTAGGGCCACGGGAAGAAATCCCTACCCACCGCTCTTCCTGGTCCCTCAACAACCGAATTCGTCAGAAGCCTTTGCCTGGCCATCCGTGGGGCACTCAGCACGTCAATCCTGTAGTGTCTTGGGGGAGTCAGGGTCTTGGAACTGGTGGGGGAGGAAGGCCCTTTAGACTTCCTGCAGGAGGCTGGGGAATTAACAATCAATACCCAGGTACCAGCTGGGGGATTAATACTAGATACCCAGGTACTAGTTGGGAGGTTAATAATTGGTACCCAAGTATCAACTGGGGAGGTAACAATGGATATCCAGGTAACAGCTGGGGGAGGCTAAATCAATATCCAGGTACCAACAATCAATTTCCAGGGAACATGTGGGGAATTAATAACAGATACCCTGGAGCCCTCCGCCTTCCTAGCTCTTCCTGGAATGTGCCTCCTAGATACCAAAATCATCCCTGA
- the CDSN gene encoding corneodesmosin produces MGTTRAAQLGRGKGCLLTLMVLLVIALLLPETLAKSVRAYYDPCKDPNRITFPNDPCNIGSSGSSSSSGSSGSSGSSGSSGSSGSSGSSGSSGSSGSSGSSGSSGSSGSSGSSGSGSSSGSGGSSGSGGSSGSSGFSGSSGSSGFSGSSSSSGFGGSSGSSGSGGSSGSSGSSGSMGSLSSYSSSSQSGSSPVLSSSWSSQSGSGASKTGSVISQSSWMSSSKGGGSPVVSVSGLAPCGPDNPYSHCSGGPLPSSGFSSSSHSISGGHKPVVVVVEQHGSGGDRVIAGPPCPNGGAPGKPCPPITSSNSYGSYEVVGGSSNSYLIPGMTYSKGKIYPVGYFSKENPPKGSPSVPNFAAGPPISEGKYFSNNPFISSHGSSISYQSGGSSPLVIYQPVGTGGVQTGSSVHHPCGSGSQISVGPCSSSSSSSSSSSSSSSSSVIHSSSSGSSSSISSHPCGSGYQGSKGPCSSGSSSLSSKNVVFKPCVSGSTSSGKPCGSVSSSSFGSKVSQSLEGSPQIDPSAGAKPCGSSGSGSIPCRSIRDLLAQVKPLGPQLADPEVFLPQGGPLESP; encoded by the coding sequence aaACCCTGGCTAAGAGTGTCCGGGCCTACTATGATCCCTGTAAAGATCCGAACAGAATCACCTTTCCCAATGACCCCTGTAACATAGGAAGTAGTGGTTCTAGTAGCTCCAGTGGTTCCAGCGGCTCTAGCGGTTCCAGCGGCTCCAGTGGTTCTAGTGGCTCCAGCGGTTCTAGTGGCTCCAGCGGTTCTAGTGGCTCCAGCGGTTCTAGCGGCTCCAGTGGTTCTAGCGGCTCCAGTGGTTCCAGTGGTTCTGGTAGCTCCAGTGGTTCTGGTGGCTCCAGTGGCTCCGGTGGCTCCAGCGGTTCCAGTGGTTTCAGCGGCTCCAGCGGTTCCAGTGGTTTCAGCGGCTCCAGCAGTTCCAGTGGCTTTGGTGGCTCCAGTGGTTCCAGTGGCTCTGGTGGCTCCAGTGGTTCCAGTGGCTCCAGTGGTTCCATGGGATCCTTATCCTCCTACTCTAGTTCCTCTCAGTCTGGCTCTAGTCCTGTTCTATCATCTAGCTGGTCATCCCAGTCTGGATCTGGTGCCTCTAAAACTGGCTCTGTCATTTCTCAGTCCTCTTGGATGTCCTCTAGCAAAGGTGGTGGTAGCCCTGTTGTGTCTGTCTCTGGTCTAGCACCCTGTGGTCCAGACAATCCTTATTCACACTGCAGTGGGGGCCCTCTTCCATCCTCTGGCTTCAGTTCCAGCTCCCACTCTATATCAGGGGGCCATAAacctgtggtggtggtggtagagcaGCATGGTTCTGGTGGTGACCGGGTAATAGCGGGGCCTCCATGCCCCAATGGGGGTGCTCCTGGAAAGCCCTGTCCCCCTATCACCTCCTCCAATTCCTATGGTAGCTATGAAGTGGTAGGTGGGTCCTCTAACAGTTACTTGATCCCAGGTATGACCTATAGTAAGGGCAAAATCTACCCTGTTGGCTACTTCTCTAAGGAGAACCCCCCCAAGGGTTCTCCAAGTGTCCCCAACTTTGCTGCTGGGCCCCCCATCTCTGAGGGGAAATACTTCTCCAATAACCCCTTCATCTCAAGCCATGGTTCCAGTATCTCTTACCAGTCAGGAGGCTCTTCCCCACTTGTTATTTACCAGCCCGTGGGCACTGGTGGTGTCCAGACTGGGAGCTCTGTGCATCACCCTTGTGGGTCTGGTTCCCAAATCTCGGTGGGGccttgctcctcctcctcctcctcctcctcctcctcctcctcctcctcctctagctCTGTGATTCATAGTAGCTCTAGTGGGTCCAGCAGTTCAATTTCTTCCCACCCTTGTGGGAGTGGTTACCAGGGTTCCAAAGGACCCTGCTCCTCTGGCTCCAGCTCCCTCAGTAGCAAAAATGTGGTTTTCAAGCCTTGTGTGAGTGGCTCTACCTCTTCTGGCAAACCTTGTGGGTCTGTGTCCTCTTCTTCCTTTGGATCCAAAGTGAGTCAGAGTCTTGAGGGTTCCCCTCAAATAGATCCTTCAGCAGGGGCCAAGCCCTGTGGTTCTAGTGGCTCTGGCAGCATCCCCTGCCGTTCCATTCGTGACCTTTTGGCCCAAGTGAAACCACTGGGGCCACAGTTGGCTGACCCTGAGGTTTTCTTGCCCCAAGGAGGGCCCCTTGAGAGTCCTTGA